One genomic window of Marinobacter adhaerens HP15 includes the following:
- the trbJ gene encoding P-type conjugative transfer protein TrbJ, which produces MKKRFLAAKVALVVAMTASTLQPVQAGIPVIDGANLTQSIMTALEAVAQTAKQIQQYQTQLQQYENMLQNTMAPASYIWDQAQQTINDLNQATNTIAYYQNQLGSLDAYLGKFQDVAYYRSSPCFSSTGCSDAEWAAMDENRRLASESQKKANDAVFKGLDQQQDNLEADARQLNRLQSGAQSADGQLAAIGYANQLASNQANQLLQIRSLLIAQQNAVATRMQAEADKEAQQQAASEQVRAGSFVASPDRSW; this is translated from the coding sequence ATGAAGAAAAGATTTTTAGCCGCTAAAGTTGCTCTGGTCGTCGCCATGACGGCCAGCACTTTGCAGCCCGTTCAAGCTGGTATTCCTGTAATTGACGGGGCAAACCTGACCCAAAGCATTATGACCGCTTTGGAAGCGGTCGCACAGACGGCCAAGCAAATCCAGCAATACCAAACTCAGTTGCAGCAATATGAAAACATGCTGCAAAACACGATGGCCCCGGCTTCCTACATTTGGGACCAGGCGCAGCAAACCATCAATGATTTGAACCAGGCGACCAATACTATCGCCTATTACCAAAACCAACTTGGTAGCCTCGATGCTTACCTGGGCAAGTTCCAGGACGTAGCCTATTACCGCAGCTCGCCTTGCTTCTCTTCTACAGGGTGTAGCGATGCTGAATGGGCGGCAATGGATGAAAACCGCCGCCTGGCGTCCGAATCGCAGAAGAAAGCCAATGACGCGGTTTTTAAGGGTTTAGATCAGCAACAAGACAACCTGGAAGCCGATGCCCGACAACTTAACCGCCTGCAATCCGGCGCTCAAAGCGCAGACGGCCAACTGGCCGCGATTGGTTATGCCAATCAGCTCGCCAGCAACCAGGCCAACCAGCTCCTGCAAATTCGTAGTTTGCTGATTGCTCAGCAAAACGCCGTAGCTACCCGAATGCAGGCAGAAGCTGACAAAGAAGCTCAGCAGCAAGCCGCGTCAGAGCAAGTCCGAGCAGGTAGCTTTGTCGCCAGTCCAGACCGCTCTTGGTAA
- the trbK gene encoding entry exclusion lipoprotein TrbK: protein MKSINAIQLLGAASVAVLLTGCFEEKMPEVNDINCQHENILKIEDKAMQQDFASKCLRRGNPRSGEFKASPEKDW from the coding sequence ATGAAATCAATTAACGCTATTCAATTACTCGGGGCCGCTTCTGTTGCGGTCCTTCTAACCGGCTGTTTTGAAGAAAAGATGCCGGAAGTAAACGACATCAATTGTCAGCACGAAAACATTTTAAAAATCGAGGACAAGGCCATGCAGCAAGATTTTGCTTCCAAGTGCCTTCGTCGTGGCAACCCTCGGTCTGGCGAGTTTAAAGCCAGCCCTGAGAAAGATTGGTGA